GGAACGAGACACCCCAGTTATTCTTGATTTTCCTCAACTAATTGTGGGTCGAATAAGGCTTTCTGCTGGAATACCTAATTGATTATGTAGCTTCCAGATCATAGGCAAGGTCAGTGAGCGCTTACGATTCAGGATTTCATAAACTCTATTTAATCTACCAATCATAGGCACTAAATCTTTTGGAGTAAGCCCTGATTGCTCCATTCGAAATTTGATAGCTTCAACGGGATCAGGTAAATCAACGGGAAAATGTTTAGCTTCATAAGCCTCTACCAAGGCTAACAATATTTCAAATCGATCACCTTCCAGCGTGCCTGGTTCAGGTTCATTTTCAAAATAGCCGGAAACTTCAAGCATGACAGATTTATAGTCATTTTCTGTATGGATAGGACGGATTTCCATAATTATTACTCCAATTCTATAGTTTCGGCATCAATGGCATCGTACTGCGCATGTGTGCCAATGAACTTGATATAAACAGCGCCAAACCGATAAGCAACTGCCACTACCAATCGGTAATCATTGCCTTTGATGTTAAACACAACCCGACGATTCTTTAGAATACTGGCACTAC
This DNA window, taken from Coriobacteriia bacterium, encodes the following:
- a CDS encoding transcriptional regulator, with translation MEIRPIHTENDYKSVMLEVSGYFENEPEPGTLEGDRFEILLALVEAYEAKHFPVDLPDPVEAIKFRMEQSGLTPKDLVPMIGRLNRVYEILNRKRSLTLPMIWKLHNQLGIPAESLIRPTIS
- a CDS encoding type II toxin-antitoxin system HigB family toxin, which encodes MKIVAIKILREFWALHPNAEQHLKAWLDEVKKTTWTQPVDIKATYRSASILKNRRVVFNIKGNDYRLVVAVAYRFGAVYIKFIGTHAQYDAIDAETIELE